Proteins found in one Clostridium butyricum genomic segment:
- a CDS encoding GNAT family N-acetyltransferase, whose translation MNIRLATKEDLNEIIKIESICFPEAEAAKESDFQKRFDAFKENFIIAEDNGKIIGFINGCTTDLPELPDELYHNVQLHKKHGDYQTIFGLDVLPDYRRNGVAAQLMNYFIELSKERGKKGMVLTCKIHLIHYYEKFGFKHQGVSASEHGGAVWNDMVLIF comes from the coding sequence ATGAATATTAGATTAGCAACAAAAGAAGATTTAAATGAAATAATAAAAATTGAAAGTATATGTTTTCCAGAGGCAGAAGCAGCAAAGGAAAGTGATTTTCAAAAAAGATTTGATGCATTTAAAGAAAATTTTATTATAGCAGAAGATAACGGAAAAATAATAGGATTTATAAATGGATGTACTACAGATTTACCAGAACTACCAGATGAACTTTATCATAATGTGCAACTTCATAAAAAGCATGGAGATTATCAGACTATCTTTGGTCTTGATGTGCTTCCAGACTATAGACGTAATGGAGTTGCAGCACAACTCATGAACTATTTCATTGAACTTTCAAAAGAAAGAGGAAAAAAGGGGATGGTTCTTACATGCAAGATTCACCTTATACATTATTATGAAAAATTTGGTTTTAAGCATCAAGGTGTTTCAGCGTCAGAACATGGTGGAGCTGTATGGAATGATATGGTTCTTATTTTTTAA